One genomic window of Camelina sativa cultivar DH55 chromosome 5, Cs, whole genome shotgun sequence includes the following:
- the LOC104786973 gene encoding zinc finger A20 and AN1 domain-containing stress-associated protein 3, with translation MAEEHRLQEPKLCANNCGFFGSTATQNLCSKCFRDLQHQQQNSSTAKHALNQSLAAAAASAVSSPDGGAAASSSVSPPLPPADSKEVVKTNLGKRAAAEKEEEEGPPQDPKRCLTCRRRVGITGFRCRCGFVFCGTHRYAEQHECSFDFKRMGKDKIAKANPIVKADKLEKI, from the coding sequence ATGGCGGAGGAACACAGACTACAAGAGCCAAAACTATGCGCTAACAATTGTGGTTTCTTCGGAAGCACCGCTACGCAAAACCTTTGCTCCAAATGTTTTCGAGATCTACagcatcaacaacaaaactccTCCACCGCTAAACACGCTCTTAATCAATCCCTAGCCGCCGCCGCCGCTTCCGCCGTTTCTTCTCCCGACGGTGGTGCTGCTGCGTCGTCCTCTGTATCGCCACCGCTACCTCCAGCTGATTCGAAAGAAGTTGTCAAAACGAATTTGGGGAAACGAGCGGCGGctgagaaggaggaggaggaagggcCGCCGCAAGATCCGAAGCGTTGTTTGACTTGTAGGCGGCGAGTTGGAATAACGGGGTTTCGTTGTAGgtgtggttttgttttctgcGGGACGCATAGGTACGCGGAGCAGCATGAATGCTCCTTTGATTTCAAGCGGATGGGGAAAGATAAGATCGCTAAGGCGAATCCGATTGTGAAAGCTGATAAGCTCGAGAAGATTtga